Proteins encoded in a region of the Pieris napi chromosome 5, ilPieNapi1.2, whole genome shotgun sequence genome:
- the LOC125049762 gene encoding U11/U12 small nuclear ribonucleoprotein 48 kDa protein-like, whose product MVSNRHTELTDLEAFISRSNNEITMILQSLQWNRQILVSNAEFETCAYDTAHKISTKKSKEHEEQCWLRIQGYAQEEKLLPEPLNSNAQAIVKLNSQDINLIIANASKDDPTFKKGNIWDGPAPLTLERLQATYTVDERRAIYDAVVASDPTSHDISDLALNDVNEVKTEKKAKSRIEILSELRDMRRRRTKYRVAAKTKKYSDVLRDVIRTQMEMYTGILNEQEDTVEKTIHDKNLHDEIKRERSLSLERLNRNKQMFYYENKPNTSGRSIDTRHESKRNTYSSRTKRDIHNVKTYRRDKYNERHSSRHNVRDKSHENLDNRRNNFREHERSRYQDKLHNRNKHDDYKRENRHKIGMNGDRCRDESRKPDNFRQEYKNHSYAAGIHQIKIKEENKSYEDKYESGYNRTLEINTIKIKVEKE is encoded by the exons ATGGTTTCAAACAGACATACAGAACTTACAGATTTGGAAGCATTTATTTCTCGCAGTAATAACGAAATAACAATGATCTTGCAGAGCTTACAATGGAATCGGCAGATTTTAGTTTCT AACGCTGAATTTGAAACTTGTGCTTACGACACTGCACACAAAATATCTACCAAAAAATCTAAGGAACATGAAGAGCAATGCTGGTTAAGAATCCAGGGTTACGCTCAAGAGGAAAAGTTATTGCCGGAACCTCTGAATTCTAATGCTCAAGCAATTGTTAAACTAA ATTCACAAGATATTAACTTGATAATAGCAAATGCTTCTAAGGATGatccaacatttaaaaaag GCAATATTTGGGATGGACCTGCACCGCTTACCTTGGAGCGTCTACAAGCAACCTATACAGTAGATGAACGCCGTGCAATATATGATGCTGTTGTTGCATCGGATCCAACTAGCCATGACATTTCTGACTTAGCTTTAAATGA TGTAAATGAAGTGAAAACTGAAAAAAAGGCAAAGTCGCGCATTGAAATACTTTCGGAACTGCGTGACATGCGGCGGCGACGCACAAAGTATCGCGTTGCTGCTAAAACCAAGAAGTACTCTGATGTTTTACGCGACGTCATAAGAACTCAG atGGAGATGTACACTGGCATTCTTAATGAACAGGAGGACACTGTAGAAAAAACAATCCATGACAAGAATCTCCATGATGAAATCAAAAGAGAGAGGAGTTTATCACTTGAAAGACTTAATAGAAacaaacaaatgttttattatgaaaataaaccAAATACTTCAGGAAGATCTATAGATACAAGACATGAAAGCAAGCGGAATACATACTCCTCACGGACAAAAAGGGATATTCATAATGTTAAAACATATAGACGAGACAAATATAATGAAAGACATAGTAGTAGGCATAATGTTAGAGATAAAAGTCATGAAAATTTGGACAAtagaagaaataattttagagAACACGAGAGGAGTAGGTATCAAGACAAATTACACAACAGAAATAAACATGATGATTATAAAAGAGAAAATAGGCACAAAATAGGTATGAATGGTGACAGATGCAGAGATGAATCAAGGAAACCTGACAATTTTAGGCAAGAATATAAGAATCACTCCTATGCTGCTGGAATACATCAAATAAAGATcaaagaagaaaataaaagttatgaaGATAAATATGAATCCGGTTATAACAGAACTTTAGAAATTAACACCATTAAGATAAAAGTCGAAAAGGAATAA
- the LOC125049912 gene encoding eIF-2-alpha kinase activator GCN1 — MADSEVLKKLKDVPFKIQTASLKQRREIIEEIQDVLSTPGITEAAVRFVCRVLTLTLHRYRDSTSQSYVKGLLTYLVVNHREWTFRNFLPVLLDISEQLRNTATSKNTSQSGLYALRWTTVLVENGIKVENGEVDYTPLVLCQANLLAVVSAFGDKRKNDKAYTMLHTSWHSVGVEKLGKWIEVLLSQAPDSGPHICVAFSALCKHTKQIDKQDLVLKHKVKILESFTKSLVSVKLRPNPNYIRSCSDLLHTLLKSDIQDTLLPALHKAMLRSPETIIEAVGVVVYNLNIHLDALAVDIGKSLIVNTHSRDDWTRAAASQALCSVARRCSALAPAKTVLAAAFAEYNGASGKLTSSEDKIAVLHAVGTLSEVSVTEEDFSTLFEEVTTQISRVMEAESHERTLCVSLDVLHRWAQRARAPLSDMILQMYKKNLPAKSTTQAVRIAYTSLISRIVVSHGIRPSQADALKSVLLAAVEKAAQQPLQHPIVSEGVCAMVALVQMDSGGELAARPQVWSALLHADRHVLLHDRLLLAATDDVLTQVVLLCRSILEKYQSVAADGDSPVYRAFVSVLLSTVKSVRAVALREAKATVAGEDRSPLARNLVLKLNAVLDEGKIFNVKEKTPPEEKGEVTGKMILDCVRALCSFRGYPPEDTEKLALDALPSCHHPLAVALDDRAWTKLVGHLRLEPRKLVAVHCDTLKNTYIDGFTPTETASNVVSTLARCSESVGGSALAAVLSSLAEPDLLRVTRDEYFVYLTPSTDLYDKSVIPGNEDNKEMNLKRESKAYSYKEQLEEMQLRRELEDKRRREGRIKEVPLSAKQKEAVKVQMAKEAAIRDRLTALNGRIVSAVRLVEAVGRGSRACVCADARRLVPALLHALRSPLAASALVHAHCGLGPVLLPQHPVLAQHVARTTIRLHKPQCDLEPSWEEEDLSEAVARTINLVNEATAGAKSDVGASLKPKHFTAPGFCYVFPLLQKGLTCGATRTDESMVVNGLAVITQHAALRGDSDDEGEAVRDMLYPSLFPVDHMFRLLIDLIGSSSGRVAAACTVALLETAQCAARAPLSRDDVDCLLAALQSPAEVVRDAGLRALGCVLRRLPPFLEREDSALDLTKRLYVATFDVSEDNMKLAHELWSSLPRAEAWISDGEEELMRLLLEEIQHPSEPVQRAATAALADLVGRARLATSEPQQVLQRLHRVYDDMLPLIPAKLDQFGHETEAAVDNWGSRRGVALALKAMAHRLRADAVPHAMSFFVQKALGDRHATVRADMLAAAMAVVDIHGKDTIGTQLPVFEKFLDNAPKSGGYDAVRQSVVLLVGSLARHLQPTDARVKPITLRLVSALSTPSQQVQEAVSNCLPHLVTSPALEGEIPAIMNKLMKQLLTAEKYGDRKGAAYGIAGIIKGLGILSLKQLDVMGKLTEAIQEKKNYKYREGALFGFEMLCYKLGRLFEPYIVHVLPHLLLCFGDSSQYVRAAADDTAKLIMSKLSAHGVKLVLPALLQALHDDNWRTKAGSIELLGAMAYCAPKQLSSCLPSIVPKLIEVLSDSHMRVQQAAAEALKVIGSVIRNPEIQAIVPVLLQALQDPSNKTSACLQTLLDTKFVHFIDAPSLALIMPVVQRAFLDRSTETRKMAAQIIGNMYSLTDQKDLMPYLPNIIPGLKSSLLDPVPEVRSVSARALGAMVKGMGESSFEELLPWLMLTLTSESSSVDRSGAAQGLSEVVAGLGVNKLHKIMPDIIATAERTDIAPHVKDGYIMMFIYMPGAFTDEFTPYIGQIINPILKALADENEYVRETALKAGQRIVNLYAESAIALLLPELENGLFDDNWRIRYSSVQLLGDLLYRISGVSGKMSTETASEDDNFGTEQSHKAIITTLGPERRNRVLAGLYMGRSDVALMVRQAALHVWKVVVTNTPKTLREILPTLFSLLLGCLASTSYDKRQVAARTLGDLVRKLGERVLPEIVPILERGLRSERADQRQGVCIGLGEILASTSRDAVLSFADGLVPTVRTALCDELGEVRMAAARTFDALHATIGNKALDDILPPMLDALHHPDPAVADATLDGLRQIMAIKSRAVLPYLVPVLTGGSGGAADTRALSALAAAAGNALARHLPRILPALLTSLRAARGTANEGRELDQCRDALLPVTDDAGVRCIIDSLLECSRAEEDDRRRAGAALLCAFVTHSRAELAPYVGALLRGLLLLFAERDRELLQMAWEALFALTRTLDSERLLAHVSDVRQAVRFAAADLKPGELLPGFSLPKGIAPVLPLFREAILHGLPEDKENAALMLGELIKLTPAPSLQASVPHITGPLIRILGDRFNASVKAAVLETLALLLSKVGLMLKQFLPQLQTTFLKSLSDPNRSVRIKAGAALSQLVVIHTRADPLFVEMHNGIKNADDPAVRETTLQALRGIITAGGDKMSEQLALAVLQTLTGPALLAHPDDPPRGAVGGCLGALLHCLPPAHRDAALQHHILAASDDWLLQHGRSCALFVALKETPQHVYRDHFEEKVEKALLQQLTSDKTPVACNALRGICYLARHLLDESRPVPPSILSQFVRSMNHGSNDVKQLMARASAALGRGGVAAEGPGAELLRALLPALVNGTKEKNTYVRANSELALRALLRLSQDEDHCEKCMSLLEEGGREALADVVVRVLRRAVTEGREEDLDCTLIT, encoded by the exons ATGGCAGATTCCGAG GTGTTAAAGAAATTGAAGGATGTACCATTTAAAATCCAAACCGCAAGTCTTAAACAGCGCCGGGAAATTATTGAAGAGATACAGGATGTTCTGTCTACACCTG gTATAACTGAAGCAGCAGTTCGGTTTGTGTGTCGAGTCTTGACTTTAACCTTGCATCGCTACAGAGACTCTACCTCACAGTCTTATGTAAAGGGTTTATTAACCTACCTTGTGGTCAACCACAGGGAATGGACCTTTAGGAATTTTTTACCAGTTCTTTTAGACATATCTGAACAGCTTAGAAATACGGCCACATC TAAGAACACCAGCCAAAGTGGTCTTTATGCTCTGCGCTGGACGACAGTTTTAGTGGAAAATGGAATTAAAGTGGAAAATGGTGAAGTTGACTATACCCCACTGGTACTCTGTCAAGCAAACTTATTGGCTGTTGTGTCTGCATTTGGTGATAAACGTAAAAATGACAAAGCTTACACTATG ttaCATACATCATGGCACTCAGTTGGAGTAGAGAAACTAGGAAAATGGATTGAAGTTCTCTTGTCTCAAGCTCCTGATTCTGGACCACACATCTGTGTGGCATTTTCAGCTCTATGTAAACACACAAAACAAATAGATAAACAAGATCTAGTGCTGAAGCATAAG GTGAAAATTCTGGAATCTTTCACTAAAAGTCTAGTTAGTGTAAAGCTGCGACCGAACCCTAATTATATTCGTAGCTGCTCTGACCTGTTGCATACTTTACTTAAATCGGATATTCAAGATACACTCCTCCCGGCTCTACATAAGGCTATGTTAAGGAGCCCGGAGACCATCATCGAGGCGGTCGGAGTCGTGGtctataatcttaatatacatTTGGATGCACTAGCAGTTGACATAGGAAAAAGTTTAAtag TAAATACCCACTCACGCGACGACTGGACTCGTGCAGCAGCGAGTCAGGCGCTGTGCTCCGTGGCGCGTCGTTGCTCGGCCTTAGCCCCGGCCAAGACTGTACTCGCCGCGGCCTTCGCCGAATATAACGGGGCCAGCGGGAAGCTCACTTCGAGCGAGGACAAGATCGCGGTTCTACAC GCCGTCGGCACGCTGAGTGAAGTGAGTGTGACGGAAGAGGACTTCTCGACGTTGTTCGAGGAAGTCACGACGCAGATCTCGCGAGTGATGGAAGCGGAGTCGCACGAGCGCACGCTGTGTGTGTCCCTGGACGTGCTGCATCGCTGGGCGCAACGTGCGCGGGCGCCGCTCTCCGACATGATACTGCAGATGTATAAG AAAAACCTACCGGCGAAGAGCACTACGCAAGCGGTGAGGATTGCGTACACGTCGTTGATATCGCGAATCGTGGTCTCGCACGGAATCCGGCCTTCGCAAGCCGACGCCCTCAAGTCCGTCCTCCTCGCTGCCGTCGAGAAAGCGGCTCAACAACCTttacag CACCCGATAGTGAGCGAGGGAGTGTGCGCCATGGTCGCGCTGGTGCAGATGGACTCGGGGGGCGAGCTGGCGGCGCGCCCGCAAGTGTGGAGCGCGCTCTTGCACGCCGACAGACACGTGCTGCTGCACGACCGGCTCCTGCTCGCGGCCACCGACGACG TCCTAACGCAGGTGGTGTTGCTATGCAGATCCATATTGGAAAAGTACCAAAGCGTCGCCGCCGACGGGGACTCCCCGGTGTACAGAGCTTTCGTATCGGTGTTGCTGTCCACCGTCAAATCGGTCCGAGCCGTCGCCCTCCGAGAGGCGAAGGCGACGGTGGCCGGAGAGGATAGATCCCCGTTGGCGAGAAATTTAGTGCTAAAATTGAATGCGGTGCTGGACGAGGGCAAAATATTCAACGTGAAAGAGAAAACTCCTCCGGAAGAGAAAGGAGAGGTGACGGGAAAGATGATATTGGATTGTGTCCGAGCTCTCTGCTCTTTTAGAG GCTACCCGCCCGAAGATACGGAGAAGCTGGCCTTAGACGCCTTGCCGAGTTGTCATCACCCGCTCGCCGTCGCCCTGGACGATCGCGCCTGGACCAAACTCGTGGGCCACCTCCGCCTCGAGCCGCGAAAGCTCGTCGCGGTCCATTGCGACACCCTGAAGAATACCTACATCGACGGATTCACTCCGACCGAG ACGGCGTCCAACGTGGTCTCGACGTTGGCCCGGTGCAGCGAGAGCGTGGGCGGGTCGGCCCTCGCGGCGGTTCTGAGCTCGCTGGCCGAGCCCGACCTGCTGCGAGTCACCCGCGACGAGTACTTCGTCTACCTCACGCCGTCAACGGACCTCTACGACAAGAGCGTCATTCCGGG AAACGAAGATAACAAAGAGATGAACCTGAAACGCGAGAGCAAGGCGTACAGCTACAAAGAGCAACTGGAGGAGATGCAGCTCCGTCGCGAGCTGGAAGACAAGAGACGCCGAGAGGGCCGAATCAAGGAG GTCCCGCTCAGCGCCAAGCAGAAGGAGGCCGTCAAGGTGCAGATGGCCAAGGAGGCGGCGATCAGGGATCGGCTCACGGCG TTGAACGGGCGCATCGTGAGCGCAGTGCGACTGGTGGAGGCGGTGGGACGCGGCTCGCGCGCGTGCGTGTGCGCCGACGCGCGTCGTCTAGTGCCGGCCCTGCTGCACGCCTTGCGTTCGCCGCTGGCGGCGTCCGCGCTCGTGCACGCCCACTGCGGCCTCGGCCCGGTACTTCTGCCGCAGCATCCCGTGCTGGCCCAGCACGTCGCCAGGACCACCATTAG ACTACACAAGCCCCAATGCGATTTGGAGCCCAGTTGGGAGGAGGAGGATCTGAGCGAGGCGGTGGCCCGGACCATTAACCTGGTCAACGAGGCCACGGCCGGAGCCAAGAGCGACGTCGGCGCTTCGCTCAAACCCAAACATTTCACGGCACCGGGGTTCTGTTACGTCTTTCCCTTGCTCCAGAAAG GTCTCACCTGCGGCGCGACCCGCACCGACGAGTCGATGGTGGTGAACGGGCTGGCGGTCATCACCCAACACGCCGCTCTCCGCGGGGACTCGGACGACGAAGGCGAGGCCGTCCGCGACATGCTGTACCCCAGTCTGTTCCCCGTCGACCACATGTTCAGGCTGCTGATCGACCTCATCG GGTCGAGCAGCGGGCGCGTGGCGGCGGCGTGCACGGTGGCGCTGCTGGAGACGGCGCAGTGTGCGGCGCGAGCGCCTCTGTCGCGAGACGACGTCGACTGTCTGCTGGCCGCTCTGCAGAGTCCCGCCGAG GTGGTCCGCGATGCCGGTTTGCGCGCGTTGGGCTGCGTGCTGCGTCGGCTGCCTCCCTTCCTCGAGCGGGAAGACAGCGCCTTGGATCTCACCAAGAGGCTCTACGTCGCCACCTTCGACGTCTCCGAAGACAACAT GAAACTAGCCCACGAATTGTGGTCGTCGTTGCCGCGTGCCGAGGCCTGGATTAGCGATGGCGAAGAGGAGTTAATGCGACTGCTGCTGGAGGAGATCCAACACCCGTCGGAGCCCGTGCAGCGCGCGGCCACCGCGGCGCTGGCGGATCTCGTGGGTCGGGCGCGGCTGGCCACCTCCGAACCCCAGCAGGTGCTACAGCGCCTGCATCGGGTCTACGACGACATGCTGCCC CTCATCCCCGCGAAGCTGGACCAGTTCGGTCACGAGACGGAAGCGGCCGTGGACAACTGGGGCAGCCGCCGCGGAGTGGCGTTGGCTCTGAAGGCGATGGCCCATCGCCTACGCGCCGACGCCGTGCCCCACGCCATGAGCTTCTTCGTGCAGAAGGCGCTCGGCGACCGGCACGCGACCGTGCGGGCGGACATGCTGGCCGCCGCCATGGCCGTCGTCGACATCCACGGGAAGGACACCATCGGCACGCAGCTGCCGGTCTTCGAGAAGTTCCTGGACAACGCGCCCAAGTCGGGCGGCTACGACGCCGTCCGCCAGAGCGTGGTGCTGCTGGTCGGGTCTCTGGCGAGGCACTTGCAGCCGACCGACGCCAGGGTCAAGCCCATCACCCTGAGACTGGTGTCGGCCCTGTCCACCCCGAGCCAACAG GTACAAGAGGCCGTGAGCAACTGCCTGCCCCACCTCGTCACCTCGCCCGCCCTCGAAGGTGAAATACCTGCCATCATGAACAAGCTCATGAAGCAGCTGCTGACCGCCGAGAAGTATGGAGACAGAAAA GGCGCCGCCTACGGCATCGCGGGCATCATCAAAGGCTTGGGGATATTGTCGCTAAAACAACTGGACGTCATGGGAAAGCTGACGGAAGCCATTCAAGAGAAGAAGAACTACAAATATCGCGAAG GCGCGCTGTTCGGTTTCGAGATGCTGTGCTACAAGCTGGGGCGCCTGTTCGAGCCCTACATCGTCCACGTGCTGCCTCATCTGCTGCTCTGCTTCGGAGACAGCTCGCAGTACGTCCGCGCCGCGGCCGACGACACGGCCAAACTCATCATGAGCAAGCTGTCGGCGCACGGCGTCAAGCTGGTGCTGCCCGCGCTGCTGCAGGCCCTGCACGACGACAACTGGAGGACCAAAGCCG GGTCCATCGAGTTGCTGGGAGCCATGGCCTACTGTGCTCCGAAGCAGCTGTCGTCGTGTCTGCCGTCCATCGTGCCGAAGCTGATCGAGGTGTTGAGCGACTCTCACATGCGAGTGCAGCAGGCCGCCGCGGAGGCGCTGAAGGTCATCGGCTCCGTCATCAGGAATCCTGAGATTCAAG CAATCGTGCCCGTGCTGCTGCAAGCCCTGCAGGATCCGTCCAACAAGACGTCGGCGTGCCTCCAGACGCTGCTCGACACCAAGTTCGTGCACTTCATCGACGCGCCCTCGCTGGCCCTCATCATGCCCGTGGTGCAGCGGGCTTTCCTCGACCGCAGCACGGAGACGAGGAAGATGGCCGCCCAGATCATCGGAAACATGTACTCGCTGACCGACCAGAAGGATCTCATGCCCTACCTGCCCAACATTATACCGGGGCTGAAGAGTTCCCTTCTCGATCCGGTGCCGGAG GTCCGCTCGGTATCTGCGCGGGCGCTAGGCGCCATGGTGAAGGGCATGGGCGAGAGCAGCTTCGAGGAGCTGCTGCCGTGGCTGATGCTCACGCTGACGTCGGAGTCCAGCAGCGTCGACCGCTCGGGGGCGGCCCAGGGCCTCTCGGAGGTGGTCGCCGGTCTGGGCGTGAACAAGCTGCACAAGATCATGCCGG ACATCATCGCGACGGCCGAGCGCACGGACATCGCTCCGCACGTGAAGGACGGCTACATCATGATGTTCATCTACATGCCGGGCGCCTTCACCGACGAGTTCACGCCCTACATCGGCCAGATCATCAACCCCATCCTGAAGGCTCTCGCCGACGAGAACGAGTACGTGCGAGAGACCGCGCTCAAGGCGGGCCAGAGGATCGTCAACCTGTACGCGGAGTCGGCCATCGCGCTGCTGCTGCCCGAGCTGGAGAACGGCCTCTTCGACGACAACTGGAGGATCCGATATAGCTCGGTGCAACTCCTCGGAGACCTGCTGTACCGCATATCGGGCGTGTCGGGCAAGATGAGCACGGAGACGGCGAGCGAGGACGACAACTTCGGGACTGAGCAGTCGCACAAGGCCATCATCACGACCCTGGGCCCCGAGCGCCGAAACCGCGTCTTGGCCGGCCTCTACATGGGTCGCAGTGACGTCGCGCTCATGGTGCGCCAGGCGGCGCTTCACGTCTGGAAG GTGGTGGTGACGAACACGCCTAAGACGCTACGTGAGATCCTGCCGACGCTGTTCAGCCTGCTGCTGGGCTGCCTGGCCTCCACCAGCTACGATAAGAGGCAGGTCGCCGCTAGGACGCTGGGAGACCTCGTCAGAAAG CTCGGCGAGCGCGTCTTGCCAGAGATAGTGCCGATACTGGAACGCGGCCTGCGCTCGGAGCGTGCGGATCAGCGGCAAGGAGTCTGCATCGGACTCGGAGAAATTCTCGCCTCCACGTCGCGGGATGCCGTACTCAGCTTCGCCGACGGACTG GTGCCGACCGTGCGGACGGCTTTGTGCGACGAGCTGGGCGAGGTGCGCATGGCTGCGGCGCGAACCTTCGACGCGCTGCACGCCACCATCGGCAACAAGGCGCTAGACGACATCCTGCCCCCCATGCTGGACGCGCTGCACCATCCCGATCCCGCCGTCGCCGACGCCACGCTCGACGGCCTGCGCCAGATAATGGCGATAAAGTCGCGCGCCGTGCTGCCCTACCTCGTCCCCGTCCTGACGGGCGGCAGCGGCGGTGCGGCCGACACTCGAGCGCTATCCGCGCTCGCGGCCGCCGCCGGCAATGCGTTGGCCCGCCACCTGCCGCGCATCCTGCCCGCGCTGCTCACTTCGCTTCGCGCCGCACGGGGCACCGCCAACGAGGGCCGCGAACTCGACCAGTGTCGCGACGCCCTGCTGCCCGTCACCGACGACGCGGGCGTCAGATG CATAATCGACTCGCTGCTGGAGTGCTCCCGAGCGGAGGAGGACGATCGGCGTCGGGCAGGCGCGGCGCTGCTGTGCGCCTTCGTCACGCACTCGCGGGCGGAGCTCGCCCCGTACGTAGGCGCACTGCTGCGCGGCCTGCTGCTGCTGTTCGCGGAGCGGGACCGCGAGCTGCTCCAGATGGCCTGGGAGGCGCTGTTCGCTCTCACGCGTACGCTGGACTCGGAGCGGCTGCTAGCCCACGTGTCCGACGTGCGACAGGCCGTGCGCTTCGCCGCGGCTGACCTCAAACCGGGAGAGTTGCTGCCGGGCTTCTCTCTTCCCAAG GGTATCGCTCCAGTCCTGCCTCTGTTCCGTGAGGCTATTCTGCACGGCCTCCCCGAGGACAAGGAAAACGCCGCGCTGATGTTGGGCGAATTGATCAAGCTGACGCCGGCGCCTTCTCTGCAAGCCTCCGTGCCCCACATCACCGGCCCGCTCATCAGAATTCTCGGCGACCGCTTCAACGCCAGCGTCAAGGCCGCCGTGCTCGAGACCCTGGCCTTGCTCTTGTCTAAA GTGGGCCTCATGCTAAAGCAGTTCCTGCCGCAGCTGCAAACGACATTCCTGAAGTCGCTGAGCGACCCCAATCGGTCGGTGCGCATCAAGGCGGGCGCCGCGCTCTCGCAGCTGGTGGTGATCCACACGCGCGCGGACCCGCTCTTCGTGGAGATGCACAACGGCATCAAGAACGCCGACGACCCCGCCGTGCGTGAGACGACGCTGCAGGCGCTGCGCGGCATCATCACGGCCGGCGGCGACAAGATGAGCGAGCAGCTCGCGCTCGCCGTGCTGCAGACTCTGACCGGACCGGCGCTGCTGGCCCACCCCGACGATCCGCCGCGAGGCGCGGTCGGCGGCTGCCTGGGCGCCCTTCTGCACTGTCTGCCGCCCGCCCATCGCGACGCGGCCCTTCAGCACCACATCCTGGCCGCCTCCGACGACTGGCTGCTGCAGCACGGCCGCTCGTGCGCGCTCTTCGTGGCGCTCAAGGAGACGCCGCAGCACGTGTATCGGGATCACTTTGAGGAGAAGGTCGAGAAAGCGCTGCTGCAGCAGCTGACCAGCGACAAGACACCCGTCGCCTGCAACGCCCTGCGCGGTATCTGCTACCTCGCGCGACATCTGCTGGACGAAAGTCGACCCGTTCCGCCGTCTATCCTCTCGCAGTTCGTCAGG AGCATGAACCACGGCAGCAACGACGTGAAGCAACTGATGGCCCGGGCCAGCGCGGCGCTGGGGCGAGGCGGGGTGGCGGCCGAGGGGCCAGGGGCGGAGCTGCTGAGGGCGCTGTTGCCCGCACTCGTCAACGGCACCAAGGAAAAGAACACATACGTCAGAGCGAACTCGGAGCTCGCGCTCAGGGCGCTACTTCGGCTGTCGCAAGACGAGGACCACTGCGAG AAATGCATGTCGCTTCTGGAGGAAGGCGGTAGAGAGGCCTTGGCAGATGTCGTGGTGCGCGTGCTGCGGCGCGCAGTCACAGAGGGAAGAGAGGAAGACCTTGACTGCACACTGATTACCTGA